One Aegilops tauschii subsp. strangulata cultivar AL8/78 chromosome 2, Aet v6.0, whole genome shotgun sequence genomic window, GCTCACCAACGtgctcgacgccgccgccggcgcGCTCTTCTACTACCTCTTCGGCTTCGCCTTCGCCTTCGGCACGCCCTCCAACGGCTTCATCGGCAAGCACTTCTTCGGCCTCAAGGACATGCCGCAGACCGGCTTCGACTACAGCTTCTTCCTCTTCCAGTGGGCCttcgccatcgccgccgccggcaTCACCTCCGGCTCCATCGCCGAGAGGACGCAGTTCGTCGCCTACCTCATCTACTCGGCGTTCCTCACCGGGTTCGTCTACCCGGTCGTGTCCCACTGGATCTGGTCCGTGGACGGCTGGGCCTCCGCGGCCCGCACGTCCGGCCCGCTGCTCTTCAAGTCCGGCGTGATCGACTTCGCCGGCTCCGGCGTCGTGCACATGGTCGGCGGCATCGCCGGCTTCTGGGGCGCGCTCATCGAGGGGCCCCGCATCGGCCGGTTCGACCACGCCGGCCGCTCGGTGGCGCTCAAGGGCCACAGCGCGTCGCTCGTGGTGCTCGGCACCTTCCTGCTCTGGTTCGGCTGGTACGGGTTCAACCCGGGGTCTTTCGTCACCATCCTCAAGTCGTACGGGCCGCCCGGGAGCATCAACGGGCAGTGGTCGGGCGTGGGCCGCACCGCCGTGACGACCACGCTGGCTGGCAGCGTGGCGGCGCTCACGACGCTGTTCGGGAAGCGGCTCCAGACGGGGCACTGGAACGTGGTGGACGTCTGCAACGGCCTGCTCGGCGGGTTCGCGGCCATCACCGCCGGGTGCAGCGTGGTCGACCCGTGGGCCGCCGTCATCTGCGGCTTCGTGTCGGCGTGGGTGCTCATCGGTCTCAACGCGCTCGCCGGCCGCCTCAAGTACGACGACCCGCTGGAGGCCGCGCAGCTCCACGGCGGCTGCGGCGCGTGGGGGATCATCTTCACGGCGCTGTTCGCCAAGAAGCAGTACGTGGAGGAGATCTACGGCGCCGGCAGGCCGTACGGGCTGTTcctgggcggcggcgggcggctgcTGGCGGCGCACATCGTGCAGATCCTCGTCATCGCCGGCTTCGTGAGCTGCACCATGGGCCCGCTCTTCTTCGCGCTCAAGAAGCTGGGCCTGCTCCGCATCTCGGCCGAGGACGAGATGGCCGGCATGGACCTGACCCGGCACGGCGGGTTCGCCTACGTCTACCACGACGACGACGAGCACGACAAGTCGGTTGGCGGCTTCATGCTCAGGTCGGCGCAGACCCGCGtcgagccggcggcggcggccaacAGCCAGGTCTAACTAATCAAGCCGGAGTACGTAACAAGAAATTCAGTGGAAATCGCCTTTCTGTTCTCGCGCGTCATATCTCATATGTGATCCGATCATGGGATCAATATTTTCCGGTGCTGTTTGGGCCAATGCTTTGCCGCTCTTGTGTTCCTTCGCAAGATTGTAAAATTACATAGGACGAGGTTCTTTTTTCTTTACCTTTTTTGTGTACATGCGTGCGTTCAGAGAGAGGATGTGTGGTGTGTGGATGGAATCTGCAGGGCTGGGGTTTTTCTTTCTTGGTGATATCTTGTCATTTTTGTGGTGGAATTCTGTGATCATAAGGGTGTGGTCAAGATAGGTGGCTGTTGAAGGTTGAATTGTTGAGATTTGTCCTCTAGTACGGGCTACCCTCTCTATCAAAACTTTGGCGCGTTTTCTCGATCGAATGGCTTTTAGTTTTCCGCTACGAATGTTCCTGACGTTCTATCGAGCATCACACATATTTTTCGTGAAAGTTTTTCTAGTTTTCACTTTTCATTTTGATGTTCAGTAAAAATACTAGGGGGTTGGTTCTTTGTGCACACTTATATTTAGTTTACACACGACGACTGACGGCTGCACCTACAAACAAAGCACCTCACAAGAGTACTCTACCTACTACTCCCTGTTTTAAATGAGCCGGCATAGACCAATATAGATTGGTCATGTAGAGACGCAGCAATCATATTCAAACATTTCCTTCGGTTTTGAGCCAGAAAAGAGGGATCAGAGGTACAAAACTGTGCTAGTAGTACAAGCTCCTGTTGGTAAATGGTAACTACTACTATTTCCTGTCTCCAATACTTGTGCTCGAACAAACTGAAAGCAGGCTCAATTATGCAGTACAAGTACAACATCACACATCTCCCTTTCAATAATCCTGCCAAATAAGACGCTTGGAGTTGGAAAGAGATTGGAGAGTGCTTGCGAGCTAGTTTCCTCACCAAGTTGCTGAGCCAGGACAACACAGGTCGCGCAGACGTCGCATAAACAAAGCACTCCTATGTCACCGGGTGGACAGGGAGGAAAACATTAGTAGATGACTGTCACAGTGTCGCTCTATCGAGATTCTCTACGGCTAACGACCAAAGCCTGTGGATAAAACTCTGAATAACTTTTGAGTAATATAAATAGGACAAAGTTCTCTGGCACGTCTCATTACCGTAGCAAGGTGATTTTACCATAATCCAAAAGGCCAAAGACCATTTTGAGTTACCATAAACCCTCACAAACACCTGttgcaaaaaatttaaaaatacATCCAAATCCTTGAGGATGCCGAAATCCGCTTCTTCCTGCATCTATTGGCGATCATGCCACGTGGAAAGCTCGTTGCCGGCTCTAGCTTCCGTCTCAGTGGAATAGACTTGTTTAAACCTAAGAGTTAGTAAAAGCAGCGGTCAAGAAGTCATCGATAAGAAGACGCCAACTGCAGCGATCTGCATAGCAAATCACCATCCTCGAGAAGAAAAATTCGGATAGGGTATATAGAATGCTCCAGTTCCGGCTAGACAAAGTTAGGGAACACCATTATCACACGCTCCCCGACGAGGCCAAGGCTAGCCCACCTTTGTCAGTCGGAAATGGTATCGGAGAATCAAGACGCACAACCACGTTGTCCGCTCCGCAGGACAACACTACCGAGATAAATCTACACAAACTTTGCTAGACCCGAAAAAT contains:
- the LOC109749358 gene encoding ammonium transporter 1 member 1; the protein is MSATCAADLGPLLGAAAANATDYLCNRFADTTSAVDSTYLLFSAYLVFAMQLGFAMLCAGSVRAKNTMNIMLTNVLDAAAGALFYYLFGFAFAFGTPSNGFIGKHFFGLKDMPQTGFDYSFFLFQWAFAIAAAGITSGSIAERTQFVAYLIYSAFLTGFVYPVVSHWIWSVDGWASAARTSGPLLFKSGVIDFAGSGVVHMVGGIAGFWGALIEGPRIGRFDHAGRSVALKGHSASLVVLGTFLLWFGWYGFNPGSFVTILKSYGPPGSINGQWSGVGRTAVTTTLAGSVAALTTLFGKRLQTGHWNVVDVCNGLLGGFAAITAGCSVVDPWAAVICGFVSAWVLIGLNALAGRLKYDDPLEAAQLHGGCGAWGIIFTALFAKKQYVEEIYGAGRPYGLFLGGGGRLLAAHIVQILVIAGFVSCTMGPLFFALKKLGLLRISAEDEMAGMDLTRHGGFAYVYHDDDEHDKSVGGFMLRSAQTRVEPAAAANSQV